The genomic stretch GCTGCTTCTTCTATTAGCGTGGTTTCTTCATCTCTTCTGCTGCAATTGTATAAAAAACCTTTAAATGTTCAATGCATCTGAATTGATGGCCTATTATGCACAATCCATTTTTTTTTCCAAGAATCATGTGTAAGTTTTTTATTGGAAtgttatttttcttattatttcttTCAAACTGAAAGGTAGAGATGATCGCTTGTTCCATGTAAGCAATGATCTTCCAATGTTGCCTTTCTTAATATTGAGTAGTTTATTAACAAGTACTATATGCAATTTCATTCTTATTTATGAAAAAAGTATaggaaatttaaaaaattaacaggAGTTCACAATAGTCAATACATATGAATATGAGGAAATGATTGGTATATGGTTGCATTTGGTGTTCTTTAAATTTATGAAACTATAATTTATGAGCTATCCGTTTCACATTCTTTATTGTTTTCAATCATCTAAAATTAATGAATTGTCTAGGTTAATTttcattgttattgttgtttggAGCCGTTGTTCGTTAAACCAGTTCTTCAATTCATTGTCTCTTACTTTTTGACATTTATTAATAGAGTATGAAACAACATTTGCCTTAAAGTTTCTACTCTGTAAAGGGTTATATTCACGGTCATTTCTCTTTTCTactgttattaattaattaaataacatgggatactaaaaattatttcctttatgaaaaaaaaaaaaaaggcaagAATCTCTCGTAACTCGACTTGAACATAGAAAGACATTACTGTACAATGGGTGTTCGTGGTCATGGTCACTCATGGAGCATGTGAATATGCTCACAGTCACACCATGTGCATTGCTTATTTGGCTATTTGCTTAGAAGAAAGAGTCGATTTAAGGTGTTTATCTGAGTGGAAGCATAGTAAGTAAATACTAATTGTACTATGGAGTCAACGTCAATGCCGCATTCGTGCAGCATAGTGAGTCAACCACGTGCCTCTTCTTTCTCTGAGTCATCCATATCGACTCCTAACTCCTAAGATAATTTGATTTCTAGTAACACACCTTACCTTCATTTCATTCTTTTATAATTGGAATATGGAAGCCTGCTTATGCTGTTATGAACCAATTATCAAtctatcatcatcatcatcattgacTCGATCACAATCAGTAATCAATAGTCAATACTCAATAGACCCTACACCACCTCCCAAAGGAATATTATATTCAAGAGAGCAATTAGCACAAGTCAGTAAACATTCTTCTCCTCTTCCCACAACTCCAGATTTCAATTTCGCCTTCTTCACACCTTCCATCTCAATGTTACACATACAAATACAAAAACAATAATCATACATAAAATATACACATCATCAAGCTGAAACCGATGGCTACTATCATTACAGTTTCTCTATTAATTATCTCCCTTCCATTCTTCTCCATATCCAGTAAGCTACTCTAGTACTCTACTCCCTCTAAGTCCTATTAAATTATTAATCtgaattatttttcttttggatcattttaatttctttcacAGGTGCAAAAATCTCAGGTCAACCTGGAATCAACTACGGTCAATTGGGCAACAATCTTCCACCTCCAAAAACCTCAATAAACCTAATCAAATCCCTAAAAGCCAAACGCGTCAAAATCTATGATACGAATCCATTGATCCTAAAATCCCTAGAAAACACCAACCTCCAAGTCTCAATCATGGTGCCAAACGAACTCGTCTCAAAAATCTCAACAAACCAAACACTCTCAGACCAATGGGTCCAATCCAACGTCGCACCTTTCTACCACAAAACCCTAATCCGATACCTCCTCGTCGGAAACGAACTCATCAGCTCCACGTCACCTGACACGTGGCACCACATCGTTCCCACGATGCAGAGGATCAAAACCTCCCTAACAACGTTCCGTTTGCACAAGGTGAAGGTTGGAACGCCCTGTGCCATGGACGTGCTGGAATCGTCGTTTCCACCTTCAAATGGCACATTCAGAAACGACATTGCGTTTCGTGTCATGAAGCCGATGCTGAAatttttgtccaaaaccaaatcgTTTTTCTTCTTGGATGTGTACCCGTTTTTCGCGTGGTCCTCGGACCCTAAAAACATTGACCTTAATTACGCGCTATTTGAGTCCAAGACCATAACGGTAACGGACTCGGGTACGGGTTTGGTTTACCATAATTTGTTTGATCAGATGGTGGACGCGGTTTATTTTGCAATGAACCGGATCGGGTACCCGGATATTCGGATATTTATTGCTGAAACGGGTTGGCCCAACGGAGGAAACTTGGACCAAATTGGAGCGAATATTCACAATGCTGCCACGTATAACCGGAATTTTGTGAAGAAAGTGACGAAAAAGCCGACGGTTGGGACTCCGGCTCGACCGGGTTGGAGTCTTCCATCGTTTATATTTGCGTTGTATAACGAGAATTTAAAACCAGGATTAGGCACAGAACGTCATTTTGGGTTATTGTATCCGAATGGATCTGGAATTTACGAAATTGACCTTTCTGGAAAGACGCCGGAGTCAGAATTTCCAGCGCTGCCGCCAGCGGAGGATTACAAAGGGAAGGCGTGGTGTGTGGTGGCGGAGGGAGCGAACGTGAGCTTAGTAGCGGCGGCGCTATCATACGCTTGCTCCCAAGGGAACGGAACCTGTGATCCGATCCAACGTGGACAATTATGTTTTGAACCGAACAGTGTAGTTGGGCATGCTAACTATGCGTTTAGTTCTTATTGGGCACAGTTCAGGTCTATTGGTGGAACTTGTAATTTCAATGGTTTAGCTGAAGCTACCTCAAAGGATCCAAGTAAGCTTTTCATTTCATTCATTGTTTATTTTCTCCAAATTTTATCTCTTCTTGAAAGGAAATTAATTTGCTAAGATGCACATAGTATTTTATATTACGGATTTACGATGAAGCTTATATTATTTTTGCAAAAACGTGGTACTCTCCCTCCACTTCTAAAAGTTGGAAGTGAGAAATTTGTTCATTAATGTGGCCATTTGGGTTGACTCTTACTTTGTGTGCATTTGTTTGTCTGTTTGGTCATGTTTGAAGGTTATGGATCTTGCAAGTTTCCAAGTGTGATTCTTTGAAGAAGTGACGAGTCAATTAATGCCAATCAAatgaaaaaatgagaaaaactcAAAACAGCATCTGACAATTATCTCAAAAGACAACGAGGTCgttgataaaaaaatatctaatccGACTCCtgagttttatttttatgtaattgaTTAGCCATTTGTACCAAAAAAagttaatgttattttttttctcacaGAGTTAATCAATCccaaaagaaaatatgcaagatcGAGTTgggtatttttgtattttaaggACCTAATTGTTTTTTCGAAATAATTATTAGGGCGGGAATATTCACTCGTGAAAAATTGGCCAtgagaaaaagataaataaaataaaataaagtagcAAATGATAGTATATGGAATCATGACCTATTTTCTGCTCCACTTATTGTAGCCTTATCTTTTGATATATCATATATGGATGTTTTTCTAagcaaatcatatatttttctaataaaattattgtatCAATGGGAGAGTAGTATCAATCTTATATGAGAATGAGATGCCTATCAAATTTACTCGAAACTCCATAAAATCCACACCATAATATCAATTACTTTCTGTTGTTACTattctcaagctaatttcatggaggaaaaaaaaagataaacgAATCACTTCTAAGACATTTCAAAACTTCAATTTTTCTAGCATCATCACTTGAAATTTTAATTCGCAACCCTAACAACAATAAGAAATGGTTTCTTATAAAATATTCAAGGCAACAACAACCTTCATTTATTGGCACCTGAACCTTTTGTTATTCAAGCTTCAATTTTTTGCCACTACTGAGACAGAGGAAGATGACGAAGGcaaaaagaaggaagagaaaaaataaagaaaatttagaagaaatatggatgcaaaaaagaatatatatatatatagcagcGAGAAGGGAAGGAGACCGTGGCCTCTGTTTTCTTTAAAGTTCAATAGACCTCTTACACATATATTGATCTATATAATCTTCTATgttgaaatattattttggtttCTCAAAAGTTCTTGTAGACTTGTAGTATTTTCGTTGGAAAAATAATCATTTGTACACATGAACTTTACGAAAGATGACAAAAATACTCATTAAAGAAGAAAACTAACGTTGTATTCATCAAAGATGAATTCCGTACGACAAAAATACCCAAATTCTAAATTTAtgttgactttttaataaaattctagAATTACCCCATCCTTTATCTTCAACCCCTCCTCTCTTCTTTTCCAAATCTCAAACACCTCCATTACCATTACCTTAACCACCTTCTATTCTCTATTACTCTACTAACTACCATTGCCGCCATCTTTCCACGCTGACGATGACAAAGACGACAACAAGGCAATCAGGCAATCCATTCGTTCCCACGCAATGCTAGATGGAAAAGCTCCGGAAGTGAGACTAAACTGAGATCCAGCGCGCAAGGTCCTGTGGTGCGATTCAACTCCTCCTAAGTCTACTTCAACTTCATGGACTTCATGAAAAAAGATCCTATATTTACAACAGTACAAATtacaaatttattatataattaacgAAATTGAACTTTCTCATTCTCCCAAATCACCACCATCATGTGCAAGATTCCTGTGTTACTCACATGCGACTCCACCAAAGCGATCTTGCCAAAGTTTCAATTTTTAGCATCCAAAGGTGTTTCTCCTTCTGACATTGTATTAAAAGTGATGGAGGAAGGGTGGTGATGGTAATGGCAGTAATAGAGTGTTGATAGGATTTGAGATTGGAGAAGTAATGATGAGaagtaaaattaaaagttaGAGTGAAGTTGTTGTTTATGACTGTGACGGTGGAGAAGGAGGAAGATGAGGCTGACGGTTGGTGACGGTGGCGGTGATGATGGTGTTGGTGAAGGAGGTGGTAAAATTGATGAAAAGAATAAAGAGAGAGTTGAAATTTGCTGAAAGGGGTATTGAGATTAGAGTTAGGAAAATGGTAATTTGGGATTTTCAGGTATTGAGATTAGGGTTTTTAGGCAATGGAGGTGTTTAAGATTtgggaaagaagagaagaggggtTGAAGATAATGGTGGGGATAATTctggaattttattaaaaagtcaacaTAAATTTAGGATTTTGGTACTTTTGTCGTACAGAATCCATCTTTGATGGATACAACATTAGTTTTCTTTTTTAGTGGGTACTTTTGTCAGTGTTGGTAAAgttcatgggtacaaatggttgTTTTTCCATTTTCGTTAAATAACATTAGCGTGTGTTTAGACGGGATAATTAAAGGTGGAAAAGTAATTTTAGAGAGTATTTATATCGACAAAATAGTTTGTTTGGATATTTATTAGAAAGAAATTTGTAAAGGATTCCAgtaaaaaagtttaaatattaaagctgaattatttttatttctctaaaAGGGAAggaattttaatttatttttttaacctCAATTTAAAATGCATTTGTAtacattaataaatatttataattgaTTATGTCATAGTCTCCATCGAACCCATTTATCTGCAGTTTAAGGGTGTGCATAAGTTGGATCacgtagattttttttaatctaaatcAGATTATTCTCAAGATGAATTTGGGCCTATATATAAGGTCCAGACTCTTTTGGATGAAGGATCCGACTTGTTAGTTGGAATAGTGAATCGTCCAACGTCCTCGTCTGGACGATAGTAGAAAATACTTGCAAGAGATTCTGATATTTAAGTTAGCAAATGTTTAAAGTATGCTTAAGTAAATTAGGATTGAGAAATATCTGGATTTAATGGTGTATTTATAGAGGTACGTGATGATTTGGCCATCACTCCTAAGTCTCTCAACTTTCAGACTTCCAGTAGTGACAGTTTTTTTGCCATCATTTGAGAAGTTATCCGACATTGAGGTAGTGGTTCAGCTGTGAATAGTATTTGAAGTAGTGTTCAATAAGGTCTTCCTTGTGATGCAAGTTGGATAGGATATGAGTTATGATGTCCATGCCCTGAGCGGATCGAGCGGATTGACTCATATGACTGACTGGACTAATCTGGTTGGATTTATTGGGCTTCTATGGATCCTTTGCGAAATTGGATTAGTTTATTTGGGTTATGGTATGAATAGGTGTGATGATTTACTTCACTGCGAGGTCTCTAGTTCATGTCCAGATGGCCCAGCTGTGCcaaggaaagaaatagaaaactGACTCCTTCATGCATGCTCCACTTGACTCGGGAGAATATAGTTCAATTGGTAGAACTCCGCTCTTGTAATTGGGTCATTGTGATTACAGGTTGGATGCTTAATTGTCCAAACGGTAATGATAGTTTCTTGTACCTGAATTAGGCTGTTCCTATTTCGTTCGCCGTTATTATagaaatctttttttttttctttagctACTAAGATGTTTCCGTTAACCAGATTATCTCTTGTCTATCTGTAGATTCAGCAACAATTCGAAAAGTtaatctattaaaaaaattttggatttatGTTTATTTTCAACTCTCCAAAATATTTCTTTGCTTACTATGCCATTTCTCATCTCTGGATGTCTAGGTATCCACCATCAACCTTTCCTAACCGATCATAATATTTTATCGTTTCTTTTTTAAAAACACAATTCTTACCTTGATTATTCTGGATTGAACTCGATGGACATTACATATAATTAGTATAAATAATTTTGTGAATTTTATATAACTATGTAAAAAACATACCCATGCTATTACATAGATGAATTGTGAATTTCTATGCGTGAACTGGTGCATAATCATGTCTATTTTTCTACTGTAAGTCTGTAACTGCTATTGCAAATGGAGTTGGTATGATGACACTAGGGAAAGTTGAATAATCCAAAAAAACTCATAGTGTATATGACAAATTTGAAGGTGAGTATCAGATATTGTTAAAAAGGAAAAACATTTGatgaatataaaaatatgtacTATATGAAATCGGATGCAGAGGAAAGGGATGGCTGTGGCAATTATGTACTATATGAACATTTATAGTTAAAAAAGAGGGGaaaaaacaacaaagaattgaatataaaaaatatatatatatatcaactaAGTCAAATTATTGGAAAGAGATCTTCAGAGTTCAGACTAGTTAGGAGAGATTTCCTAATGTGCCATATagaatgataataataataaaaaaaaagtaaaaaaactAGTACTAAACTCAACCATTATTCTCCAGTACTTGTGCCACAGAATCCACATAGTTGTTCCACAATTCTTGTACCACCTTTGCTACAAAATCTGCGAGTTCCTCAATTAGTTCTGGCAAATTCTGCAAACCTTCTTCAATTGAAGTCTTCAATTTCTCTGCAACTTCCCCAATTGCTGACCCAGTAGCACTCATTGAACCTTTGATGCTTTCTTTAATAGCATCAAAGAGTGAAGACAAAAGCAAGCTTATTCCTTCAATTATAAGCTGAAACATAACATCCAAACACGCCCTTAACGCCTCGGCTACTAGTTGAAATCCTCCATGAATGGCCTCACTGGGTACTTTGATGGCTTGAATCAACAACACAATTGCGGAAGTAATGAAGGAGAAGATTAAGTGAGTTAACAAACTGCATAATGTTAATAGAGAAAATATAATTAGCCTTAGAAGAAGAACCAACATTTGAATTATTAAGAAGACTTGGCAAACAAGCAAAAAGGCAAAACTTTATGGCAGCATGAAATTAGAATGTTATATCGAATTTGAATGTTTAAAAGTCAAATTTCTATGAATATTTTATTATGATAAGTAAACTATTAGACTGGATTTGGTTCTGAAAatatgataagataaaatactgaaaataaaatacaaaaaaacaaaagtacaaaaaaatatttttatattttatttggtaataaaataaatgatcaaaatctaatttattttattttttatttaaaaaattaaaaaaattatcatactaaaaaatataattataaaaattaataaaaaataaaaaaaaattatgatttatGTTAACATTTCTTTATCTTTGTCTCATTACTTCGTATCTATAAACAAATATAAACAAATGCAGTCTTAGAAACAATTGTTTTGAGTTACCAGTTACTATACGCCACCTTAGAAAAACTTGTAAGGattgtttattttttcatatatgCTTTGATTTGAAGCAACGTTACTCCATATGTCGTGCGGTGTTAACATTTAGTTGCTTCTCAATAATGCTTTTAAACACTCATAATCATAACTGAATTAAAGACCttttaatgattaaaaaaatgGTAGCGTGTACTTTTTCATTTTCaatcttaattaattaagttttattattaaaatatcataaaatagaTCATTTTAAGCATATTAACCTTTTTATTAGTATTGAgtgaaaaattaataataagctTTGATATATTAGAAGGATAATTAAATGAATGATGATATATGGACCACTCTTAAaattgtttattatttataaatagtGAAGCGGCACAATGTTAAACTTAAATTAGAAAATCTCTTTTAATTGAGTAAAATTGGTTCCTTCTTTGGcattattaattataatgaCAATATATATGTGTTGTGTAAAAAGGACatcaaatttaaatatcatttattttttgtttgtaaATTTACGTGATAGGTGTGGTGTATTTGGTTAACATATACTACTAGAGCATGAGCCATCCCAAAAATCGTTAAAGAATTCTTCGAAAATTGGATTGGAGTGCCAAGTAAAAGTCTAAGTAAAAGAAATGGTTGATAGGATTCTGTACGGTTATTTGAAATATTTGGTTAGAGCAGAATAGCATAGTATTTCAGAACGTAGAGACAAGTGTTGAAGGAGTAAAGATTAGGTCCTTCTTGAGTTACAGAAAATGGTGTGGAGTTGATCTGTTTAATTGTTGATGGCAATGTTAGAAATAACAACGgattatatcttttttatttgtatttatgaCTT from Arachis stenosperma cultivar V10309 chromosome 9, arast.V10309.gnm1.PFL2, whole genome shotgun sequence encodes the following:
- the LOC130947756 gene encoding probable glucan endo-1,3-beta-glucosidase A6, yielding MATIITVSLLIISLPFFSISSAKISGQPGINYGQLGNNLPPPKTSINLIKSLKAKRVKIYDTNPLILKSLENTNLQVSIMVPNELVSKISTNQTLSDQWVQSNVAPFYHKTLIRYLLVGNELISSTSPDTWHHIVPTMQRIKTSLTTFRLHKVKVGTPCAMDVLESSFPPSNGTFRNDIAFRVMKPMLKFLSKTKSFFFLDVYPFFAWSSDPKNIDLNYALFESKTITVTDSGTGLVYHNLFDQMVDAVYFAMNRIGYPDIRIFIAETGWPNGGNLDQIGANIHNAATYNRNFVKKVTKKPTVGTPARPGWSLPSFIFALYNENLKPGLGTERHFGLLYPNGSGIYEIDLSGKTPESEFPALPPAEDYKGKAWCVVAEGANVSLVAAALSYACSQGNGTCDPIQRGQLCFEPNSVVGHANYAFSSYWAQFRSIGGTCNFNGLAEATSKDPSYGSCKFPSVIL